One part of the Deltaproteobacteria bacterium genome encodes these proteins:
- a CDS encoding AsnC family transcriptional regulator gives MIDEMDRKIIQLIQGDLPLEPRPFRQLAEGMGISEEEFLRRISSLKKKGVIRRFGATLRHQEAGFNSNAMVAWVVPEERIEEVGKIMAGFREVTHCYERRPQGELRYNLYTMVHGENRETCYRIAERMSRKSGIKDFTLLFSEKEFKKTSMAYFED, from the coding sequence ATGATCGATGAAATGGACAGGAAAATTATCCAACTCATTCAAGGAGATCTTCCTCTCGAACCCCGTCCGTTTCGGCAGTTGGCGGAAGGGATGGGGATCAGTGAAGAGGAGTTCCTGAGAAGGATCTCGTCTCTCAAGAAGAAGGGTGTGATCCGGCGTTTCGGGGCCACCCTCAGGCACCAGGAGGCCGGTTTCAATTCGAACGCCATGGTTGCGTGGGTGGTTCCGGAGGAAAGGATCGAGGAAGTCGGGAAGATCATGGCGGGATTCCGGGAGGTGACCCATTGTTACGAAAGACGGCCCCAAGGGGAGCTTCGCTACAACCTTTACACCATGGTACACGGTGAAAACCGGGAGACCTGTTATCGGATTGCCGAGCGAATGTCTCGGAAATCCGGGATCAAAGACTTCACTCTTCTTTTCAGTGAAAAGGAATTCAAGAAGACGAGCATGGCATATTTCGAAGATTAG
- the atpE gene encoding ATP synthase F0 subunit C: MAKKGVVGLLTAVLVLGVVSVAFADDGSAMAAGLWAFFGIAIACGVGIGLATLGTGVGMGNAINGALQGTARNPEASGKIMTTMIIGLALIESLCIYALLICFILVFKIPDLAPMLEAIVKSFGG, translated from the coding sequence ATGGCGAAGAAAGGTGTTGTTGGACTATTAACGGCGGTCCTGGTCCTGGGAGTGGTATCAGTAGCTTTCGCGGATGACGGATCTGCAATGGCGGCGGGTTTGTGGGCCTTCTTTGGTATCGCCATCGCTTGCGGCGTGGGTATCGGGCTCGCGACCCTGGGCACCGGCGTGGGCATGGGAAATGCGATCAACGGGGCCCTGCAGGGAACGGCCAGGAATCCCGAGGCCAGCGGAAAGATCATGACCACTATGATCATCGGTTTGGCGCTCATCGAGTCCCTCTGTATTTACGCATTGCTCATCTGCTTTATCCTCGTATTCAAGATCCCCGACCTGGCCCCCATGCTCGAGGCGATCGTCAAATCCTTCGGTGGGTAA
- a CDS encoding AtpZ/AtpI family protein — translation MDNETKKLIRTLGYLSTVGLSMAFAIGIGALLGDYLDRRFGTRPWLFIVFLGFGIAAAFRNLQIMYKRIKDK, via the coding sequence ATGGACAATGAGACCAAGAAACTTATCAGGACCTTAGGGTACCTGAGTACCGTGGGTCTGTCCATGGCCTTCGCCATCGGGATAGGAGCGTTACTGGGTGATTACCTGGACAGGAGGTTCGGAACCAGGCCGTGGCTGTTCATCGTCTTTTTGGGATTCGGAATTGCAGCGGCATTCAGAAATCTCCAGATCATGTACAAAAGGATAAAGGATAAATAG
- the atpB gene encoding F0F1 ATP synthase subunit A: MEHHYYFLNEILAAVGLGHFAYEYSHVIHTWFVMIILVVGSILLTKGLQLVPVKGQNLLEIIIGTMENFMVEITGPEGRAFFPFIATIFLYILVSNLIGLIPGFFSPTANINTTLSMAICTFILTHAIGIKFHGVKYIKHFLGPVWALAPIMFIIESIGHLARVMSLSVRLFGNIMGKEKILGILFALAGLYLAPLPILFLGILVSFIQALVFMLLSIVYFVGAMEEAH, translated from the coding sequence ATGGAACATCACTATTATTTTCTGAACGAAATCCTCGCTGCTGTCGGGCTCGGTCATTTCGCGTATGAATACAGTCATGTGATCCATACCTGGTTCGTGATGATCATCCTGGTCGTCGGCTCCATCCTCCTCACTAAAGGGCTTCAATTGGTTCCGGTCAAGGGGCAGAACCTGCTTGAAATCATTATCGGAACCATGGAAAATTTCATGGTGGAGATCACCGGTCCCGAAGGAAGGGCCTTCTTTCCTTTTATCGCGACCATTTTTCTGTATATCCTGGTTTCAAACCTGATCGGCCTGATTCCCGGCTTCTTCTCCCCGACCGCCAATATCAATACAACGCTTTCTATGGCCATATGCACCTTTATCCTCACCCATGCCATAGGAATCAAGTTCCACGGGGTGAAGTACATCAAGCATTTTTTGGGACCGGTATGGGCCTTGGCCCCCATAATGTTCATCATCGAGAGCATAGGGCACCTGGCAAGGGTTATGTCCCTGAGCGTTCGTCTCTTCGGTAACATTATGGGAAAGGAAAAAATCCTGGGCATCCTTTTCGCTTTGGCGGGTCTTTATTTGGCCCCATTGCCCATCCTGTTCTTAGGGATCTTGGTCAGTTTTATTCAGGCGCTGGTTTTCATGCTCCTTTCCATCGTGTATTTCGTGGGTGCCATGGAGGAGGCCCACTGA
- the hemL gene encoding glutamate-1-semialdehyde 2,1-aminomutase, with translation MGDRSESLFERAKARIPGGVNSPVRAGKAVDMNPPFIEKAQGCFLWDADGNRYIDYVCSWGPMILGHAHPEVVQAIRDRVSLGTSYGAPTELEVRLAELIVDMVPSVEMVRMVNSGTEATMSAIRLARGYTGRSKIIKFEGCYHGHADSLLVAAGSGVATLGIPGSPGVPEDLARHTLSLGFNDLEEVKEAFERFGSEIAAVIVEPIAGNMGVIVPKKGFLEGLREITRRHGSLLIFDEVITGFRVGPGGAQGFYGIMPDLTCLGKIIGGGLPVGAYGGRKDLMMHMAPEGNVYQAGTLSGNPLAMAAGIATLEILRKNGIYEELEAKTGMLFKGLEEAAAAAGVKVRVNRVGSLGSLFFTDRPVTDFASAKTGDVRAFKAFYRSMLEQGVYVAPSAFEAWFVSLAHGEEDLRKTIDCAARSFRDFRDKSID, from the coding sequence ATGGGGGATAGATCCGAAAGCCTGTTTGAAAGGGCAAAGGCGAGGATACCGGGGGGCGTCAACAGCCCTGTTCGTGCCGGAAAGGCCGTGGACATGAACCCGCCTTTTATCGAGAAGGCGCAGGGGTGTTTCCTCTGGGATGCGGATGGCAACCGCTATATCGATTATGTATGCTCCTGGGGCCCAATGATCCTGGGTCATGCCCATCCTGAAGTGGTACAAGCGATACGGGACAGGGTTTCACTGGGGACCAGTTATGGGGCTCCCACCGAACTTGAGGTACGCCTGGCGGAGTTGATCGTGGACATGGTGCCTTCGGTGGAGATGGTGAGGATGGTCAACTCCGGGACCGAGGCCACCATGAGTGCCATCCGCCTGGCAAGGGGCTACACAGGAAGATCCAAGATCATAAAGTTTGAGGGGTGCTACCACGGGCATGCAGACAGCCTGCTGGTCGCCGCCGGATCAGGGGTCGCCACCTTGGGCATTCCAGGTAGCCCGGGGGTCCCGGAGGATCTCGCCCGTCATACCCTTTCCCTGGGATTCAACGATTTGGAGGAAGTCAAGGAGGCCTTTGAAAGGTTCGGTTCCGAGATCGCAGCCGTCATTGTGGAGCCCATTGCGGGAAATATGGGTGTGATCGTTCCAAAAAAAGGATTTCTGGAAGGCCTGAGGGAAATCACCCGCCGGCACGGCTCACTCTTGATTTTTGATGAGGTTATCACGGGTTTCCGGGTGGGACCGGGCGGTGCCCAAGGGTTTTACGGGATCATGCCTGATCTTACCTGTCTGGGAAAGATCATCGGAGGCGGTCTGCCGGTGGGAGCCTATGGGGGGAGAAAGGATCTCATGATGCATATGGCACCGGAGGGAAACGTCTATCAGGCAGGAACCCTTTCCGGGAACCCCCTGGCCATGGCGGCAGGTATCGCCACCCTTGAAATCCTAAGGAAAAACGGGATCTACGAGGAACTGGAGGCAAAGACGGGCATGCTTTTCAAAGGCCTCGAAGAGGCCGCGGCCGCAGCGGGGGTCAAGGTCAGGGTGAACCGGGTCGGTTCCCTGGGCTCCCTCTTTTTTACGGACCGGCCCGTTACGGATTTCGCATCGGCCAAGACGGGCGACGTCCGGGCCTTCAAGGCCTTTTACCGATCCATGCTGGAGCAAGGGGTCTACGTGGCACCTTCCGCATTCGAGGCCTGGTTTGTTTCCTTGGCCCATGGCGAAGAAGACCTCAGAAAGACCATCGATTGCGCGGCAAGGAGTTTCCGCGATTTTCGGGACAAAAGTATTGACTAG
- the uvrA gene encoding excinuclease ABC subunit UvrA has product MTAEFIKIRGARQHNLKDISLDIPRNRLVVITGLSGSGKSSLAFDTIYAEGQRRYVESLSAYARQFLERMDKPEVESIEGLSPAIAIEQRSTGRNPRSTVGTVTEIYDYLRLLFARIGRPHCPRCGLEISAQTTQQIVDQIMELEEGTRVQILAPLVEGKRGEHLQLLRKLRKDGFIRVRIDGEIRLLDEDIRLEKNRKHSISVVVDRIVIKEGIRRRLTDSMELTLSLSDGKALLDIVGKGEILFSQKAACIRCGISLPELTPQMFSFNNPQGACPECTGLGLKRYFDPEKIVPDPSLSLREGALAPWEKRASGYYHQMLDAVCRHYKVDGFTPFRDLPKKVRDILLYGSGKEEIHFDLKGDTHRHSFTRPFEGIIPNLERRYRQTGSYQVREELDNYISLLPCPACGGARLKPASLAVKVGGKSIHEITSLSVEKAWSFFRNLKLSEKEQHIAERILREITERLGFLNSVGLYYLTIDRSSATLSGGEDQRIRLATQIGSGLAGVLYVLDEPSIGLHQRDNRRLLENLRRLRDLGNTVLVVEHDLETILSAEHVIDMGPGAGIHGGRVVFEGHPEDLLKSNESITGQYLSGFRRIPLPRSRRRGNGKKLVIRGARQNNLKGITVEIPLGTLTCVTGVSGSGKSSLINEILYPALARKLYRSKEPVGRVDAIEGIRHVDKVIRIDQSPIGRTPRSNPATYTGVFTHIRDLFAMLPESKMRGYKPGRFSFNVRGGRCEACNGDGIIKIEMHFLPDVYVTCESCRGLRFNRDTLEVKYKGCHIAEVLNMTVNQALSFFENVPGIRQKLKTLLDVGLGYITLGQPATTLSGGEAQRLKLSKELSKKNTGKTLYLLDEPTTGLHFEDIKRLLEVLNHLVGLNNTVLVIEHNLDVIKTADYIIDLGPEGGDRGGYLVGTGTPEELARNNSSYTGRFLKKVLRT; this is encoded by the coding sequence ATGACCGCTGAATTCATCAAAATACGGGGTGCACGCCAGCACAACCTCAAGGACATCTCTCTGGACATTCCCCGAAACCGGCTTGTCGTCATCACGGGTCTTTCCGGTTCGGGGAAGTCTTCCCTGGCCTTTGATACCATTTATGCCGAAGGCCAGAGGCGTTACGTGGAATCCCTCTCGGCCTATGCCCGGCAATTCCTGGAACGGATGGACAAGCCGGAGGTGGAGTCTATCGAAGGTCTCTCCCCGGCCATCGCCATTGAGCAGCGCTCCACGGGCCGCAATCCCCGTTCCACGGTAGGGACGGTCACGGAAATCTACGATTACTTGAGGCTGCTCTTCGCGAGGATCGGACGACCCCACTGCCCCCGGTGCGGCCTGGAAATCTCCGCCCAGACAACCCAGCAGATCGTGGATCAGATAATGGAACTGGAAGAAGGGACCCGTGTGCAGATCCTCGCCCCCCTGGTGGAAGGGAAGCGGGGGGAACACCTCCAGCTCCTGCGGAAACTTCGGAAAGACGGGTTTATACGGGTCAGGATCGATGGTGAAATTCGTCTCCTGGACGAAGATATACGCCTGGAGAAAAACAGGAAACATTCCATCTCCGTGGTGGTGGACCGGATCGTCATCAAGGAGGGAATCCGCAGACGCCTTACGGATTCTATGGAACTCACCCTGAGTCTGTCCGACGGCAAGGCCCTTCTGGATATCGTCGGCAAGGGGGAAATTTTATTCAGCCAGAAAGCAGCCTGTATCCGGTGCGGAATCAGCCTGCCGGAGCTGACCCCGCAGATGTTCTCCTTCAATAACCCCCAGGGGGCCTGTCCGGAGTGCACGGGTCTGGGGCTCAAGCGGTATTTTGATCCCGAAAAGATCGTCCCGGACCCCTCCCTCTCCCTTAGAGAAGGGGCCCTGGCACCCTGGGAAAAACGGGCCTCGGGGTATTATCATCAGATGCTCGACGCTGTTTGCAGGCATTATAAGGTTGACGGTTTCACCCCATTCAGGGACCTCCCTAAGAAGGTCCGGGACATCCTGCTATACGGGTCGGGCAAGGAAGAAATCCACTTCGACCTCAAGGGCGATACTCATCGCCACTCCTTCACCCGCCCCTTCGAGGGGATCATACCCAACCTCGAACGTCGTTACCGCCAGACCGGATCCTACCAGGTCCGCGAGGAACTCGATAATTATATCAGCCTGCTTCCCTGCCCCGCATGCGGGGGGGCGAGGCTGAAACCCGCCAGCCTGGCTGTGAAGGTAGGAGGAAAGTCCATCCACGAGATCACCTCCCTTTCCGTGGAAAAGGCCTGGTCCTTTTTCAGGAACCTGAAGCTCAGCGAGAAGGAGCAACACATCGCTGAAAGGATCCTGCGGGAAATTACGGAACGCCTGGGTTTCCTGAACAGCGTTGGGCTTTACTACCTCACCATCGACCGCTCCTCGGCCACCCTCTCCGGCGGGGAAGACCAACGAATCCGGCTGGCCACCCAGATCGGGTCCGGTCTGGCCGGGGTACTTTACGTCCTCGACGAACCGAGCATCGGGCTTCACCAGCGGGATAACCGTCGGCTGCTCGAAAACCTCCGGCGCCTTCGAGATCTCGGCAACACCGTCTTAGTGGTGGAACACGACCTCGAGACAATCCTCTCCGCGGAACATGTCATCGACATGGGTCCGGGGGCCGGTATCCACGGTGGCAGAGTGGTCTTCGAGGGGCACCCCGAAGACCTCTTGAAAAGCAATGAATCCATAACAGGGCAGTACCTTTCCGGGTTTCGCCGGATTCCCCTCCCTCGATCCAGGCGAAGAGGAAACGGGAAAAAGCTCGTGATCAGGGGGGCACGGCAGAACAACCTGAAAGGCATCACCGTGGAAATTCCCCTGGGGACCCTGACTTGTGTCACCGGGGTGTCAGGATCAGGGAAAAGCAGCCTGATCAATGAGATCCTTTACCCGGCCCTGGCACGGAAGCTTTACCGCTCAAAAGAACCGGTCGGCCGTGTGGATGCCATTGAGGGGATCCGGCATGTGGATAAGGTCATCCGAATCGACCAAAGTCCCATAGGCCGTACTCCCCGTTCCAACCCCGCCACCTATACCGGGGTTTTCACCCATATCCGGGACCTTTTCGCCATGCTCCCTGAATCCAAGATGAGGGGATACAAGCCAGGGCGTTTCAGCTTCAATGTCCGGGGCGGACGGTGTGAGGCCTGCAACGGGGACGGGATCATCAAGATCGAAATGCACTTCCTGCCCGACGTGTATGTGACTTGCGAATCCTGCAGGGGGCTCCGGTTCAACCGGGACACCCTGGAGGTCAAGTACAAGGGATGCCATATCGCCGAGGTTTTGAATATGACGGTGAATCAGGCCCTCTCCTTTTTTGAGAACGTCCCCGGGATTCGCCAGAAGCTCAAGACCCTCTTGGATGTGGGCCTGGGATACATCACCCTCGGCCAACCGGCCACCACCCTTTCCGGTGGAGAGGCCCAGAGGCTCAAGCTCTCCAAGGAACTGAGCAAGAAAAATACAGGAAAGACCCTCTACCTCCTGGACGAACCCACGACGGGACTTCATTTCGAGGACATAAAGAGGCTGCTGGAAGTCCTCAATCACCTGGTGGGCCTCAATAACACCGTGTTGGTGATCGAGCACAACCTGGACGTCATCAAGACCGCGGATTACATCATCGATCTAGGACCCGAGGGGGGGGACCGGGGAGGATACCTGGTGGGGACGGGAACGCCGGAAGAGCTTGCCCGAAACAACTCCTCCTATACGGGCAGGTTTCTCAAAAAGGTCCTTCGAACTTGA
- a CDS encoding dihydroorotate dehydrogenase: MDPFKPDLSVKLGPLVLKNPVMTASGTFGYGKEYQPLVDLDRLGAVVVKGLSLEPRAGNPPPRIVETPCGMLNAIGLANMGIEAFLKDMLPRLRGLDTHVVTNIYGHHVEEYGELASALKGVEGVSALEVNVSCPNVEEGGMAFGVDPEMTARVTGKVVESTDKPVIVKLSPNVTDIREIARAAEGAGAHALSLINTLTGMAIDIESRTPVLANVSGGLSGPAIRPVALYMVYQAAKAVKIPVIGIGGIMDYRDALQFLIAGASAIQVGTANFVDPLATVHILEGLTAYCVERRVESIKELIGTLRTGKRSERGR; encoded by the coding sequence ATGGATCCATTCAAACCTGATCTATCGGTCAAGCTGGGCCCCTTGGTACTTAAAAACCCGGTTATGACCGCTTCCGGCACCTTCGGGTACGGGAAGGAATACCAACCCCTTGTTGATTTGGATCGCCTGGGGGCGGTTGTCGTAAAGGGGCTTTCTCTCGAGCCGAGGGCTGGAAATCCCCCACCACGGATCGTGGAGACCCCTTGCGGCATGCTCAATGCCATCGGGCTCGCCAACATGGGAATCGAGGCCTTTCTGAAGGATATGCTTCCCCGGCTGAGGGGACTGGACACCCATGTAGTGACCAACATTTACGGCCATCACGTGGAGGAATATGGCGAACTGGCCTCTGCCCTCAAGGGGGTTGAAGGGGTATCGGCCCTGGAGGTGAATGTTTCGTGTCCAAACGTGGAAGAGGGGGGAATGGCCTTTGGGGTTGACCCGGAGATGACCGCAAGGGTTACGGGAAAAGTTGTGGAAAGCACTGACAAGCCGGTCATCGTCAAGCTCTCCCCCAATGTGACGGATATCCGGGAGATTGCCCGAGCCGCAGAGGGCGCGGGGGCCCATGCACTCTCCCTGATCAATACCCTTACGGGAATGGCTATCGATATTGAATCCCGAACTCCCGTTCTGGCCAACGTATCCGGTGGACTCTCAGGCCCCGCGATTCGGCCTGTGGCTCTGTATATGGTTTACCAGGCGGCAAAGGCTGTGAAGATCCCGGTCATCGGCATCGGGGGGATCATGGATTACCGCGATGCCCTTCAATTCCTGATCGCCGGTGCAAGCGCCATTCAGGTGGGCACTGCCAACTTTGTGGACCCTTTGGCCACGGTTCATATCCTGGAAGGTCTTACGGCCTATTGCGTGGAGAGACGTGTCGAATCCATCAAGGAATTGATCGGAACCCTAAGAACGGGCAAAAGGAGTGAAAGAGGCAGGTAG
- a CDS encoding DUF1992 domain-containing protein, which yields MRKIAERKIREAQENGEFNNLPGRGKPLKLEDDRNIPEDLRIAYKILKNADCLPPELEAKKEIRQMEDLLETIPDEKKKYKLIKRINYQIMKLNMMGKKSPLLEEKQVYYQKVLEKFSRRK from the coding sequence ATCAGAAAAATCGCTGAAAGAAAGATCCGGGAGGCCCAGGAAAACGGAGAGTTCAACAATCTTCCTGGAAGAGGTAAACCTCTGAAGCTTGAAGACGACCGGAATATCCCCGAGGATCTTCGCATCGCATACAAGATCCTGAAAAATGCGGACTGCCTTCCACCCGAACTCGAGGCCAAAAAAGAGATCAGGCAGATGGAGGACCTGCTGGAAACCATCCCGGACGAAAAAAAGAAATACAAACTCATCAAGAGGATCAATTACCAGATCATGAAATTGAACATGATGGGGAAAAAATCGCCCCTGCTCGAAGAAAAGCAGGTTTATTATCAAAAGGTCCTGGAAAAATTTTCCAGGAGGAAATGA
- a CDS encoding ATP synthase subunit I translates to MNRTIQAGVLGKLNWAILLVFSSLSFFFMSPSLTLGVILGGLAIIANFNLMQRTLTRAFDHQGRQKSGKGPIIAKYYLRLLALWVLIYFLVSYRVVDPIGLAVGLSTVVLSIVVFGILMVIKSKTGEAT, encoded by the coding sequence ATGAACCGGACAATTCAAGCAGGGGTGCTGGGAAAACTCAATTGGGCGATTCTACTCGTCTTTTCCTCCTTGAGTTTTTTCTTCATGAGTCCTTCCCTCACCCTGGGGGTCATTCTCGGGGGGCTGGCGATAATCGCCAACTTCAACCTCATGCAGCGCACGCTGACGAGGGCCTTTGACCACCAGGGGCGCCAGAAGAGTGGAAAGGGCCCCATCATAGCAAAATATTACCTCAGGCTTCTGGCCCTTTGGGTCCTCATCTATTTCCTCGTTTCATACAGGGTGGTGGATCCCATCGGTCTGGCCGTAGGCCTCAGTACCGTTGTCTTGAGTATTGTCGTTTTTGGAATCCTCATGGTTATCAAATCAAAGACGGGGGAGGCGACATAA